The following proteins are encoded in a genomic region of Triticum dicoccoides isolate Atlit2015 ecotype Zavitan chromosome 1B, WEW_v2.0, whole genome shotgun sequence:
- the LOC119306679 gene encoding uncharacterized protein LOC119306679 — MGKKRAVAATTRTPVFPFPAAAGETEPPHHFSDYGFDPQLLRFSQLPDAKRHQQQQPPPPPLEHARFKLQKPISKKHQHAQHNGKQRRRGWWSSAASAALLFFKRPSSRSNPAARAVGTASSSSCSAAAAFAPRPLYFADDGGDDDSTGCTCWSPAVRSGHLAAAELGIASVGVPYVNLRDVNLRGGAGGTGGAAPAMPIYLVT; from the exons ATGGGGAAGAAGAGGGCGGTGGCCGCGACGACGAGGACGCCGGTCTTCCCGTTCCCTGCAGCTGCcggcgagacggagccgccgcaccACTTCAGCGATTACGGCTTCGACCCCCAGCTCCTCCGCTTCTCCCAGCTG CCCGACGCGAAGCGTCACCAGCAGCAgcagccaccgccaccgccgctggAGCACGCGCGGTTCAAGCTCCAGAAGCCCATCTCCAAGAAACACCAGCACGCGCAGCACAATGGCAAGCAGCGCCGCCGCGGGTGGTGGAGCTCTGCGGCCTCTGCGGCGCTCCTCTTCTTCAAGCGCCCCTCGTCCAGGTCCAACCCCGCCGCTCGGGCTGTCGGCACAGCCTCGTCGTCCTCCTGCAGTGCTGCTGCTGCGTTCGCCCCCCGGCCACTCTACTTCGCCGATGACGGAGGCGACGACGACTCCACGGGGTGCACGTGCTGGTCACCGGCCGTGCGTTCCGGTCACCTGGCCGCCGCCGAGCTAGGCATTGCCTCGGTCGGAGTTCCGTATGTTAACCTCAGGGACGTCAATCTCCGTGGTGGCGCCGGAGGAACGGGAGGGGCTGCTCCGGCGATGCCTATCTACCTCGTGACGTGA